One stretch of Arachis duranensis cultivar V14167 chromosome 1, aradu.V14167.gnm2.J7QH, whole genome shotgun sequence DNA includes these proteins:
- the LOC107480302 gene encoding uncharacterized acetyltransferase At3g50280-like gives MESIRVISTSLVQAPNQSNESTEQKIHLTPWDLIFLPLETIQKGLLFQKPTKTEHHHTPFQINNLKHSFSTTLAFFPPLTGRFVITHHNEDKDATCHILCNNQGALFVHAVAENTTVNDILQAKYVPSIVHSFFQLNGVHNHQGTSQPLFAAQVTELVDGVFIGCTLNHTLGDGRSFWHFVNYWAEISRSGFNNKPSKLPSLERAFLVNDVELPIRFPFIEKDFEIIPNPEPPLPERFFHFTKEKIARLKAKANAEAGTEKIKISSLQSLLTHLWISVYRCKRVDPEDELSYFISLGVRPRLVPQLPESYFGNAAIFDSVRMRARELLEGGIGKCALEMNKMIASYTDEKVRSHFESWLRNPTLFTLGRVANSNSLTTSSSPRFDVYGNDFGWGKPVAVRSGVANKRAGKMTVFAGNEEGSIDLEVCLPYDILEALWNDTQFTMDSVSFQGEGSHAELLVENF, from the coding sequence ATGGAATCCATCCGAGTCATCTCCACAAGCTTAGTCCAAGCACCAAACCAAAGCAATGAATCAACTGAACAGAAGATCCATTTAACCCCTTGGGATCTCATTTTTCTCCCACTTGAAACCATCCAGAAAGGCCTTCTGTTTCAGAAACCCACTAAAACAGAACACCACCATACACCATTCCAAATCAACAACCTCAAACATTCATTCTCCACCACCCTCGCCTTCTTTCCACCCCTCACTGGCCGTTTTGTCATTACACACCACAACGAAGACAAAGATGCCACGTGTCACATCCTCTGCAACAACCAAGGAGCACTCTTCGTCCACGCAGTAGCAGAGAACACAACCGTCAACGACATTCTTCAAGCTAAGTACGTTCCCTCCATTGTTCACTCCTTCTTCCAGCTTAACGGCGTTCACAACCACCAAGGCACGTCCCAGCCACTCTTTGCCGCTCAAGTCACGGAGTTAGTTGACGGCGTCTTCATTGGTTGCACTCTCAATCACACCCTCGGAGACGGCAGGTCGTTTTGGCATTTTGTCAATTATTGGGCGGAAATCTCGCGCAGCGGCTTCAACAACAAACCATCGAAGCTCCCTTCACTCGAACGCGCGTTTCTGGTAAACGACGTTGAGCTTCCAATACGGTTCCCTTTCATAGAAAAAGACTTCGAAATCATACCCAATCCAGAACCGCCGCTACCAGAGAGGTTCTTCCACTTCACAAAGGAGAAAATAGCAAGGCTGAAAGCGAAAGCTAACGCAGAAGCTGGCACAGAGAAAATCAAAATCTCTTCACTGCAATCACTTTTAACACATCTTTGGATCTCTGTTTACCGTTGCAAGCGCGTGGATCCTGAAGATGAACTCTCCTACTTCATTTCACTTGGAGTTAGGCCACGGTTGGTTCCACAGTTGCCGGAGAGTTACTTCGGAAATGCGGCGATTTTCGACAGCGTGAGGATGAGAGCAAGGGAGCTTCTAGAAGGTGGAATTGGAAAGTGTGCTCTTGAGATGAACAAGATGATAGCTTCGTACACTGATGAGAAGGTGAGGAGTCACTTTGAATCTTGGTTGAGAAACCCAACTTTGTTTACTTTGGGGAGAGTGGCTAATAGTAATTCTTTGACGACTAGTAGCTCCCCGCGCTTCGATGTTTATGGTAATGATTTTGGGTGGGGAAAGCCTGTGGCGGTTCGGAGTGGCGTCGCAAACAAGCGTGCCGGAAAGATGACCGTGTTTGCTGGGAATGAAGAAGGTAGTATTGACCTCGAAGTGTGTCTTCCATATGACATCTTGGAGGCTTTGTGGAATGACACTCAGTTCACTATGGATTCCGTTTCATTTCAAGGTGAAGGGTCACATGCAGAGTTATTAGTTGAGaatttttag
- the LOC107479756 gene encoding 30S ribosomal protein S16-2, chloroplastic/mitochondrial, whose translation MVVRIRLSRFGCKNKPFYRVMAADSRSPRDGKHLEVLGYYNPLPGQDNEKRMGLNFERVKYWLSVGAQPSEPVERLLFRAGLLPPPPMLAMARKGGPRDTRAVDALTGRILHQEKSVVANNDGDDGKQETPEAENS comes from the exons ATGGTCGTGAGGATTCGGTTATCACGGTTCGGGTGCAAGAACAAGCCATTCTATCGTGTCATGGCTGCTGATAGCAGATCCCCTAGAGATGGCAAGCACCTTGAAGTTCTGGGATACTATAATCCTTTGCCAG GCCAAGATAATGAGAAAAGAATGGGTCTCAATTTTGAGAGGGTCAA GTATTGGCTCTCTGTTGGAGCTCAACCATCAGAGCCTGTAGAACGTCTTCTGTTCCGAGCAGGGTTACTGCCTCCGCCACCAATGCTGGCGATGGCACGCAAGGGAGGTCCACGTGATACACGTGCCGTGGATGCTTTAACTGGACGCATCCTGCACCAAGAAAAGTCAGTTGTTGCCAACAATGATGGAGATGATGGAAAACAGGAAACTCCTGAAGCTGAAAACTCCTAA